The Plasmodium brasilianum strain Bolivian I chromosome 11, whole genome shotgun sequence nucleotide sequence ttttatataattccaAAAAAGATATAACTTGGACGGATAAACCCCAAAGTATACGCACACGTAAActtgtacacacatatatatatatatatttatgcaagACAAAGCGAAAcaaattttgtatttcttaatttctttcttttcttttctgtttatttttttttttttttttgttataaatagtaaaaatgcATAACAAATGacactttttaaaataaccaTATTAGTTTGCACACATATctactatattttaaaatccaaaaaaaaagaagcaataTAATTCGAAATATTCTGTATACATTTCGATATGTTACCATGCGAGTGATTGAATAAACCTTTTTacaatcattttattttacatatatgaagcttcagaaaacaaaattaagtatatttttgtcttctctatatacaattttttttattcttttggAATTTTCCTTGTCTTTATTTCTTAacaatgaataaaaataaaaataaaaatttgggTTTATTTGTTCTGGCACACGTAAGTTTTCTTtcttattaaaatacaaaaaataaaagagaagaatataatttaagtCTACCTTTAGCTCATCACTATTTAAGATAATATTTTggttatttaaataaataaaattgttattttgaaaaaataatttattattaaaataaatatctttaagagcatataaatttgttaggttaatattcataacatcaaaataaaagaaattattcataaaaaagacatttttaattacattgTAGATTAGGACAATGGGCATTGACACAAACAATTTCccattgaaatatatttttataagctTAATACgtatattgttattatgtGTATGTCTATGTATACTcttttttatagtatttttattagccGACTCATCTAAATTGACcacatttttacttaaaCAAAAATCACTTCCATCAGTTTTTTCATCAAAGCATTTCCCAACTTGTGATAGGTAAATGAAATTGTTCACCTCCAACGTTTTcctactattttttattaactcaTCTGGTATATGAAACAGTTTATTGACgtcatatttaatataatattttatataaagagAGTTAACGATatgagaattttttttacgatCATAGTACCTTCTATTAAGTAATATAAGATTTATTATGGcaatttctttattaatattattattccctTTCACATACAGAATATTCCTGTATAAGTGATAAATTCCTTTTATCttcttataaaaagaaaaaatgtaaaactttttattatttacataaaatttaaatataagcTCTTTACcctttacattatttatataacatttgTCCTTAATGCAAAttcctaattttttaataatcctttttaaaatgaatttaattgaacatgtttttttcttctttatatcATGTGTAAAGcttgcattatttttattactcaaatatacttttttatttgggGCACTGCTACTAATATTATGGCTAAAAATTGGGTTACTACATTGTCTTCGTTTCGttgttttatcttttaattttcccCTATTATACAGGTCAAAATAATCGTGCATCTTAAATAACATATCCTTTTCATGCTTATTTCGTAATAAATAttccttaaaaaataatgtgtaatcaaaaattaaacttttataatcaatatttttttttttcgtatccTTTATTTTAACGGATATGTTGTTACTATGTTTGTACAAAACAATTTTCTCCATCTGTAGTAGTAACTTAAGAATAGTTAGCATATCTACTAAactataattaaataaattatgaaaaaaaattttttttttggtatctACCTTATATTCATTCAATTTATCTGGTGTCTTCTTGTCTAATAATAAgcatttctcattttttactAGAGTAAATTGTTTCCTCATTCTTATTAAAGCTGTTTCTATAGTATAAAACGTTTTAATAGTAGTATATTTACCgatgtttaaaatatatatatacttcttTTTAGCACAGCAAAtggaatatttttctaaattaatCATCAAATAGATGATTAGCGGTAATAATAGCATCTTCTCAtgatgttcttttttttacattttattcttctaaatatatcaaaatatgaatttacgTCTCTTTGTCATTCTTCATTCATcccatttttaaattgtgtatgcatatatatgtatgctttttttttattttttttttgttttccctCTATTGTGCTTTTGTAAAAGTTACGCTCTTAACATATTCTGCTTTTagcatcattattatatagaaatatgCAAGTTTTTAAGAATACGAAGATATTAGTTGCATTATGATAGTTTTTACACttgatataaattttttttttttgaatgattatataattactaaaaaaaaaaaaaatcattcaCCTATGAAAGTATAATAAGAGCAAAAATCTCAACTATCTttgctttatatattttctttaatttattttttttgtacataataataaattaatatcatATTCATTCGCAAAGAACggttgctttttttttttttttttttttttttttttttttttttttttttttttttgttttttttttcatcatttatcAATGCATATATGATATTGTTAActtttgaagaaaaaaaccGAACAAATGCAATTACCCCCATGgcgaataaaaaaaaaaaaaaaaaaaatacgtatatgtatgaactaatgtacatatattactcacatgtatgtatatacatatatttatatacgaatattcatttaaatactTGTTTGGTAATTTTTGCAAATAAAGGTGAAAAGTTCCTTTTTAAGGGTTAGTATGAGTTAGAATAGAATTAGAAACATGGATAACATAAATTCACAAATATAGCTATATGTACGCACATCTCCAacgtattttttcttcttcacatgtatgtatgtatatgtatgtagtTAGCGATTCAGTTGTTCTTACAGTTGTGCAtagtaattattaatttagttattattttacttttttattttgtaatataataagtaaaaaagcATCACTCAGTATTTAGATATctagcaatttttttttttttttttttttatataactttaCAATCTTAATTATCGAAAATGAgtcatatatatgatatgcTCGGTATTAGTATtgacaaaataaagaataaaaaaaaacagaaagaaaaaaaaagcaaaaaagaattaaattttttaaaagaaaacgaCAATCTGTTTTCGCTTCCAACCTCGTCTAAAACTATAAACGTAAAATTGCGAgagtatacatatgtatgataTTATGTATGGATGTAGTTACGTGCTCATGTATGCGCATATGTGTACCCTTAAATAAGTTAtagcatataaatatatatatatgtgtgttcTTGTTTAAATAAATCGAAGCTTTTTTCGCAAGAACAGTtctttatttgttaatttcttttttttatcactcCATTTTGTCAGTTAAACAACAAAAATGTTAGTGTATGGAGACTAGTTAAATTTAGGAATAAGTGTAGGTATGATGacttaatattaaaaaaatggaaaaagattggctataaaaatgaaaaaaaatcgTTTGATGAGAATGATATAGAGGATGATTATACCTTTGaaagatttaataaaaaaataaatataataaaatataatgatgaattttataacaaagaaatacaaaatatgaatttaaaatGGACCAAGGAAGAGACTGATTAtctatttaatttatgtgaaaaatatgaatgtcatttcattattatacatgatgtatatgataaaaaatatatgagaagcattgaagaaataaaagacaGATTTTATAGCGTATCTAAGAAAGTTATTGAAGATATATTtgatcaaaaaattaaactagAGGAatcgaaaaaaataaaaaataatagtgatgtactaaaattaaaagaaggaAAGGCAAAACACCCACTAGTAAAATTTACGTACAATATGGAAGCAGatatagaaagaaaaaatttaattcacAAAACATACACAGtgtctaaaaaaaatataatgttagAAGAGATGAccattgaaaatattaagaaatttgaaaacaaaattaaacatGAACTGAAAAAAGCTTCAGATatgaaaaaactaaaaaagaaatttgaGCTGACCAGTGATGAAATTGTGCCggtaagaaaaaagaaaagctcTGCATAGATTTTTCCAAGTGTTTATTTTTCGagattcttttttttttttttttttggtacaTGTTTGTTTTCCTGACTTTTTTAcatcttttcattttgttgtGTTTTACTCGTAGATCAACAAGTTACCCGATGATGATAGAGAAGATAAACACATTTACAGCGCAAgatattttttccaaaaacttaaaatagatatatcttattttgataaattaGATAcctatttaaaagaaaacaatatAGAGAAACCAACAATTTACACGGAAAATATTTGCTTTTTATATGGGTATAAcggatatattattatacataagtaTAGATAAatgtagtttttttttttttttctttatataaatttgttcATTGTTCATTGTTCATTGTTCATTGTTCATTGTTCATTGTTCATTGTTTGCTGTTCGCTCTTCTTTCACTGTCACcatccccttttttttttcctcattaCAGCGTATTAAGAACTGATGTGGCTATACTGCTGAACGTGCGGAAAAAGATTGAAAAATTGAAACAAGTAAAAGGAcagcaaaaaattaaaatttgtgtgtgtgtatttCGACAATTTGAATTTTATTCTTGCACCGTGTATTTGTATTAGTTCCATGTATTAAAACATCATTAATTGTTTTCCACTTACGAGCGCACGTCCACACAcacttcttattttttaacaggAACGAGAGTACTGGAAAAATCAATTAAACATTTTAGAagaagaatatttaaaaaaaaagaatgaattaTGACGTGCTTCAAgaattaacatatattatgcaAAATGTGGCCATAAATacatgattttttttttatttttgtatatagatttttttatgttcaagatgatataacaaatatttatatatatatatatatatatatatgaaaccTTCAAGCTAAGAAAGGTGAAAGGATGTACACACTAATACGTGGATACATGCATACTTGTTATTGTTTTGTTTCATGCTTACATGGCAACTACAGCTAACggttaatatttaaaaaaaaaaaaaaataattaaaaaaaaggtaaagaagaagaaaaaaaaaaaacattttaaaaatggaagaataaaaattttacctCAAAAAAGCcgaaaggaaataaaaatgtacaaaaaaaataaaataaataaaataaataaataattgtaaataataacttgaaataataattataatacataaataaaaaaaaaaagtacatgcATAATAAGatagcaaaatatattttatatgtaaaaagtgaaaataaagaatttcCAATAAAAaagggcaaaaaaaaaacatttataacaGCAAATAGCTAGTTACAGGAAAAGGGATGTAAAGCGAAAATCGTAGCTAACATTCTGGCGTGACATAAGCAAAAAGgcaaatatcaaaaaaaaaaaaaaataagcctTAGCATACACACGTATAAAtgtgtacacatgtataaGTAAATTAATTTGAGGGAAAGAACGCAAGGTTAACATATCTTAGTTCAAATTATATGATCCTTAAAGGTGTACGTTAAAACTGAATTAAGATTTAAATTCAGAAgataaaatttaagaattatAAGAGTGAACTAAGATACGATTTTTTTGTATCCGTATAATGAAATTGCATGCAGAATTCAAACAAGAAAGCATAGACGACTTTTCCTATATTTTAAGGGGTCTCAAAGAATTTTCCTCGTTTGCTATAGAGAATacttttctttgttttaaattttctgaaaaatatttatatatatttggtaatgaaaagaaacatgtggaaatatttataaaaattagtatgaacgatttattttatgaaaattttattttaaaaagtaattctaataatgaaataattatattagtatatatttttcaaatatatgacatttttaagaatatttctaaaaatactaaaattaCTGTtgatttatttgaaaaaaatggaatatgCATACTACTATTCAAACATCATTGTAACGTAACTGAtgcttttaaaaagtatGAGTGTGGTATAGAGATTATTAACCCTTCATTAACCAAATTtccaaatataaaaatgaacaaatattccttatatattaattgcaAACTAAAGAAATGCTGTAGAATATTAAACACGTATTCTAAATTCTATTCAGATAAAGTAGAGCTAAACTTTGAAATTACCAAGAAAAATTGTgatcttatttttcttatggATTCTgtaacaacaaaaaatacgactacactaaaaaataattatgttttaaaaaatgttataaacaaaaaaaggaattacgaaaaaaaaaacaaaagtaatGAAAACCCAGATTTAAGAaaagttatttatattaaaaccTTTACAAAAGCGTTAAATATACTTAATGAAtgtagaaataataaagatgatgttggtatatttaaaattattgtgccatat carries:
- a CDS encoding hypothetical protein (conserved Plasmodium protein) produces the protein MLLLPLIIYLMINLEKYSICCAKKKYIYILNIGKYTTIKTFYTIETALIRMRKQFTLVKNEKCLLLDKKTPDKLNEYKVDTKKKIFFHNLFNYSLVDMLTILKLLLQMEKIVLYKHSNNISVKIKDTKKKNIDYKSLIFDYTLFFKEYLLRNKHEKDMLFKMHDYFDLYNRGKLKDKTTKRRQCSNPIFSHNISSSAPNKKVYLSNKNNASFTHDIKKKKTCSIKFILKRIIKKLGICIKDKCYINNVKGKELIFKFYVNNKKFYIFSFYKKIKGIYHLYRNILYVKGNNNINKEIAIINLILLNRRYYDRKKNSHIVNSLYIKYYIKYDVNKLFHIPDELIKNSRKTLEVNNFIYLSQVGKCFDEKTDGSDFCLSKNVVNLDESANKNTIKKSIHRHTHNNNIRIKLIKIYFNGKLFVSMPIVLIYNVIKNVFFMNNFFYFDVMNINLTNLYALKDIYFNNKLFFQNNNFIYLNNQNIILNSDELKVDLNYILLFYFLYFNKKENLRVPEQINPNFYFYFYSLLRNKDKENSKRIKKIVYREDKNILNFVF
- a CDS encoding DNA methyltransferase 1-associated protein 1, encoding MSHIYDMLGISIDKIKNKKKQKEKKSKKELNFLKENDNLFSLPTSSKTINLNNKNVSVWRLVKFRNKCRYDDLILKKWKKIGYKNEKKSFDENDIEDDYTFERFNKKINIIKYNDEFYNKEIQNMNLKWTKEETDYLFNLCEKYECHFIIIHDVYDKKYMRSIEEIKDRFYSVSKKVIEDIFDQKIKLEESKKIKNNSDVLKLKEGKAKHPLVKFTYNMEADIERKNLIHKTYTVSKKNIMLEEMTIENIKKFENKIKHELKKASDMKKLKKKFELTSDEIVPINKLPDDDREDKHIYSARYFFQKLKIDISYFDKLDTYLKENNIEKPTIYTENICFLYGVLRTDVAILLNVRKKIEKLKQEREYWKNQLNILEEEYLKKKNEL
- a CDS encoding hypothetical protein (conserved Plasmodium protein), which encodes MKLHAEFKQESIDDFSYILRGLKEFSSFAIENTFLCFKFSEKYLYIFGNEKKHVEIFIKISMNDLFYENFILKSNSNNEIIILVYIFQIYDIFKNISKNTKITVDLFEKNGICILLFKHHCNVTDAFKKYECGIEIINPSLTKFPNIKMNKYSLYINCKLKKCCRILNTYSKFYSDKVELNFEITKKNCDLIFLMDSVTTKNTTTLKNNYVLKNVINKKRNYEKKNKSNENPDLRKVIYIKTFTKALNILNECRNNKDDVGIFKIIVPYNKCWFALKLGQFESSGNWKVLIVITDLNLNL